Proteins encoded by one window of Anopheles maculipalpis chromosome 2RL, idAnoMacuDA_375_x, whole genome shotgun sequence:
- the LOC126560080 gene encoding translation initiation factor IF-2, mitochondrial — MGSLKLKINENDVPSSKVSEDLLNTKNQQETALIIGNELLYTRLSAIAPVTNIHQRQFQFSAALCKRRKTAEEKHAIEYTPKKKNKPQMSGVVDIWRNMTVADLAQSCQLELEHIQEVMLYVKGAGNIDANARLEDPKIIKDIAAKCGLKTKIVAAPVMEEEVLKDRDVVPRPPPAPENLKERPPVVTVMGHVDHGKTTLLDSLRGASVAAGEAGGITQHIGAFTVELDNGEKVTFLDTPGHAAFSAMRARGANLTDIIVLVVAAEDGVMQQTKEVLGLAKELSVPIIVAINKIDKPGVDIDRVKKELSQHGLALEGYGGDTIAVGISALHGTNLDELTEAVSTQATLMGLKGEYTGPVEGVVVESKVDSHRGKLSTAIVSRGTLRKGAILVSGQAWAKVRGLFDHAGQPISVVTPGMPVEILGWRELPLAGDMILEVESEKMANSVLRWRANQAMKEKALSDAEAINLKRKEHDEQYQAEREKARLSGFYRRKQQGPRQKEATPDDGKPRINVIVKGDVHGSVEAILDVLETYDDNERCRLDVIHYAVGDVNESDLELARMFDAIVYAFSVNVPNKPTKDVNIRSVNIIYRLVDDLKKEINAKLPLVDVAEEVGEANVLQLFDINEGRRKVTVVGCRCTKGLLKKSLKYKVKRNGELLVDELSLESMRHLKNEVDSIKKDVECGLRLDDQTIELKVGDTIVCYQINRVPQQTEWDPGF, encoded by the exons ATGGGGAGTCTTAAATTGAAGATAAACGAGAACGATGTACCGAGCAGCAAAGTTTCTGAAGATTTGCTGAACACGAAGAACCAGCAAGAGACCGCATT AATAATTGGAAATGAATTGCTGTACACAAGATTATCGGCCATTGCCCCCGTTACAAACATTCACCAGCGCCAATTTCAGTTCAGTGCAGCCCTTTGCAAGCGACGAAAAACGGCCGAAGAGAAGCACGCAATCGAATACACtccgaagaaaaagaacaaaccacAAATGTCCGGTGTGGTGGACATCTGGCGAAACATGACCGTAGCGGACCTTGCCCAATCGTGCCAGCTAGAGCTGGAACACATCCAAGAGGTGATGCTGTATGTGAAAGGTGCCGGCAATATCGATGCTAACGCCCGCCTTGAAGACCCAAAGATAATTAAGGATATTGCTGCCAAGTGTGGCCTGAAGACAAAGATTGTAGCGGCACCGGTGATGGAGGAGGAAGTGTTAAAGGATCGTGACGTGGTACCGAGACCACCGCCAGCACCGGAAAATTTAAAGGAACGACCACCGGTCGTGACGGTGATGGGTCACGTGGATCACGGCAAAACGACACTGCTCGATTCGTTGCGTGGTGCGTCGGTAGCGGCTGGGGAGGCGGGTGGTATAACGCAACACATCGGAGCCTTCACGGTGGAGCTGGACAATGGCGAGAAGGTTACCTTTCTCGATACGCCCGGGCATGCGGCTTTTAGTGCGATGCGAGCGCGTGGCGCAAATCTGACGGACATAATCGTGCTGGTCGTAGCGGCCGAAGATGGCGTTATGCAGCAAACGAAGGAAGTGCTAGGATTGGCCAAAGAACTGTCCGTGCCGATCATTGTGGCAATAAATAAGATCGATAAACCGGGAGTGGATATTGATCGGGTGAAGAAGGAACTGTCGCAGCATGGACTCGCGCTGGAAGGATACGGAGGTGATACGATTGCTGTGGGAATTTCGGCCCTACATGGTACAAATCTGGACGAGCTGACAGAGGCTGTGAGTACGCAGGCGACACTTATGGGGTTGAAGGGAGAGTACACCGGTCCAGTAGAGGGTGTTGTGGTGGAATCGAAGGTTGATTCACACCGTGGCAAACTATCCACAGCCATCGTTTCGCGTGGAACATTGCGTAAAGGTGCGATACTGGTCAGTGGACAGGCGTGGGCGAAGGTGCGCGGTCTGTTCGATCACGCAGGACAACCCATTTCCGTGGTCACACCGGGCATGCCAGTAGAAATCCTAGGATGGCGTGAGCTACCCCTAGCTGGTGATATGATTCTGGAGGTGGAATCGGAAAAGATGGCAAACTCCGTGCTTCGGTGGCGTGCAAACCAAGCCATGAAGGAAAAAGCATTAAGCGATGCGGAAGCAATCAACCTAAAGCGCAAAGAGCATGACGAGCAGTATCAGGCCGAACGGGAAAAGGCACGTCTGTCTGGATTTTACCGCAGAAAACAACAAGGTCCACGGCAAAAGGAAGCAACCCCGGATGATGGCAAGCCACGAATTAACGTCATCGTGAAGGGTGATGTGCACGGCTCGGTGGAAGCCATTCTGGATGTGCTGGAAACGTACGACGATAATGAACGGTGTCGTTTGGACGTGATACACTACGCCGTGGGTGATGTGAATGAGAGCGATCTTGAGCTAGCACGAATGTTTGACGCGATCGTGTATGCATTTTCCGTCAACGTGCCCAACAAACCCACAAAAGACGTTAATATCCGATCGGTAAACATAATCTACCGGTTGGTGGATGATCTGAAGAAAGAGATCAACGCTAAACTGCCCTTGGTGGACGTTGCAGAGGAAGTCGGCGAAGCGAACGTGCTACAGCTGTTCGACATTAACGAAGGCCGGCGGAAAGTGACCGTGGTGGGTTGTCGATGTACGAAGGGTTTGCTGAAGAAGTCACTCAAGTACAAAGTGAAACGCAACGGAGAACTGCTGGTGGACGAGCTGAGCCTGGAATCGATGCGACATCTTAAGAACGAGGTGGACAGCATAAAGAAGGATGTCGAATGTGGGCTACGGTTAGACGATCAAACGATCGAGCTGAAAGTGGGCGACACGATCGTTTGTTACCAGATCAATCGGGTACCGCAGCAGACCGAATGGGATCCAGGATTCTAG